TTGCGGATACCGAAGCGAATGCCTTCTTCATCGTCGACGAGTAGGACTTTGACCTTAGCCACAGCATGCCCTTTAAAGAAGTCGCTCGCCCCCCGATACTGGCAGGCGAACGGTTATGGCTGCCCCTCCTGCCGGGCGATTCTCTGCGGTGATGGTGCCACCATGTTCTGTAATAATCTTCTGCACGATTGCCAACCCTAATCCTGTACCACCACGACGTCGAGAAAAAAACGGCTCGAAGATGCGCGGGAGATCCTCGGCTTGAAATCCCGGACCTTCGTCAGCAACGACGTACTCAATCCACGCTGAGGAATCCGCGGTATCAGTTGTCTCTGTGAGCACTGTTCCTCCCGGCGGCGAATATTGAATGGCATTCTGGATTAGATTCTCAAAGACCTGTTGCATACGTTGTCGATCGATACGCACGCACTCCCCGTTACCATTGCTCCGATGCTGCAGTCGCACGTGCGCTGACTGCGCAAGTGGCAGGCATGACTGGAGCGCTAAGGCGGTGGCAGGAAACAACTTACCGCAATAGTGATTGACCGGAGTGGAGAGCCTCTGCACAAGAGCAGGGATGAGAGACGAGACCATTGTGTGCTGGCTTCGGTCTAAGTATCGAAGTCTGGTCGAAGAGCTGGATGAACGCGGGCGAC
This portion of the Deltaproteobacteria bacterium genome encodes:
- a CDS encoding ATP-binding protein → MVSSLIPALVQRLSTPVNHYCGKLFPATALALQSCLPLAQSAHVRLQHRSNGNGECVRIDRQRMQQVFENLIQNAIQYSPPGGTVLTETTDTADSSAWIEYVVADEGPGFQAEDLPRIFEPFFSRRRGGTGLGLAIVQKIITEHGGTITAENRPAGGAAITVRLPVSGGERLL